A stretch of the Nicotiana tabacum cultivar K326 chromosome 6, ASM71507v2, whole genome shotgun sequence genome encodes the following:
- the LOC107809674 gene encoding ATP-dependent Clp protease ATP-binding subunit CLPT1, chloroplastic translates to MATHSFSLLSIPSSTSTSYNRQNDNNTLTQKYCKILASSFTGGMVSIRPQNLNVFALKRRRSTVATVSFSLPTAKPERAPSDIQPRWSARAIKAFAMAELEARKLKYPNTGTEALLMGILVEGTSLAAKFLRANGVTLLKAREETVKLLGKSDMYFFSPEHPPLTEPAQRALDWAVDEKLKSGESGEITIAYLALGIWSEKESAGHKIMATLGFDDEKAKELARSMDKDIEMSYK, encoded by the exons ATGGCGACTCACAGTTTTTCATTACTTTCAATCCCGTCTTCAACTTCGACTTCTTACAATAGacaaaatgataataatactcTAACTCAAAAGTATTGTAAGATTCTAGCTTCTTCTTTTACTGGCGGAATGGTCTCTATTCGGCCGCAGAATTTGAACGTTTTTGCTCTCAAACGGCGTCGTTCGACCGTGGCAACGGTCTCCTTCAGCCTCCCAACTGC AAAACCAGAGAGAGCTCCTTCTGATATACAGCCCAG ATGGTCGGCAAGAGCAATAAAGGCATTTGCAATGGCTGAATTAGAAGCAAGGAAGCTCAAGTACCCAAATACTGGCACCGAAGCTCTTTTAATGGGAATCTTGGTCGAAG GAACCAGTTTGGCTGCCAAGTTTTTGAGAGCAAACGGTGTAACCCTTCTCAAGGCGAGGGAAGAAACTGTGAAGTTGCTTGGAAAATCTGATATGTATTTTTTCAGTCCAGAGCATCCTCCCCTTACTGAACCAGCTCAAAGGGCTCTTGACTGGGCAGTTGATGAGAAATTGAAATCAG GTGAAAGTGGGGAGATAACCATAGCATATCTGGCTCTTGGTATTTGGTCAGAAAAGGAATCAGCTGGGCATAAAATAATGGCTACACTTGGTTTTGATGACGAGAAGGCTAAAGAGCTAGCCAGATCT ATGGACAAGGACATTGAGATGAGCTATAAATAA